The following are from one region of the Stanieria cyanosphaera PCC 7437 genome:
- a CDS encoding glycosyltransferase, translating into MITNILQLSTQDISGGAEKIAYTLHHSYLVKGHNSWLAVGTKKSEESNILEIPNDKYRNPWAKLWLKTANPLFPIIEKNRVAWKFHRLLTQTIGQPKRWLERQLGHEELDFPASIDILNLPPQQPNILHCHNLHGEYFDLRVLPQLSKQIPTILTLHDAWLLSGHCAHSLTCDRWKTGCGQCPDLNISPAIKRDATAYNWQIKQQIYEKSKLYLATPSQWLMDKVEQSILQPAIIENKVIPNGIDLSIFHPGNKFAVRSKLSIPVNAKVILFTANTIRNNPWKDYQTMQTAINIVAECLNQEQILFIALGEDAPETQIGSAKIRFVPYQKHPETVASYYQAADVYIHAAKVDTFPNTILEALACGTPVVATAVAGIPEQIEDGGTGFLVAPGDINSLAIYIEKLLLDDVLRNQMSDRAAIVAKQKYGLERMVDEYVNWYQHILENYKYLVVERELNQN; encoded by the coding sequence TACTCAAGACATTAGTGGTGGTGCAGAAAAAATTGCTTACACTCTACACCATAGTTACTTAGTTAAAGGTCACAATTCCTGGCTTGCTGTAGGAACGAAAAAATCTGAAGAAAGTAATATTTTAGAGATTCCTAATGATAAATATCGTAACCCTTGGGCGAAACTATGGCTTAAAACCGCCAACCCGTTATTCCCTATTATTGAAAAAAACCGAGTTGCTTGGAAATTCCATCGATTGCTTACCCAAACCATCGGACAACCAAAACGGTGGTTAGAACGTCAACTAGGACATGAAGAGTTGGATTTTCCTGCTAGCATCGATATATTGAATTTACCGCCACAGCAACCCAATATTTTACATTGTCACAATTTACACGGTGAATACTTCGATTTAAGAGTTTTGCCTCAGTTAAGTAAACAAATTCCTACTATTTTGACCCTGCACGATGCTTGGCTTTTAAGCGGACATTGCGCTCATTCTTTAACTTGCGATCGCTGGAAAACTGGCTGCGGACAATGCCCAGATTTAAACATCTCACCTGCTATTAAACGTGATGCTACAGCTTACAATTGGCAGATCAAACAACAAATTTACGAAAAAAGCAAACTTTATCTCGCTACTCCTTCACAATGGTTGATGGATAAAGTCGAACAATCGATACTTCAGCCAGCCATTATTGAGAATAAAGTTATTCCAAATGGTATCGATCTGTCTATTTTTCATCCTGGCAATAAATTTGCTGTTCGGTCAAAATTAAGTATTCCTGTTAATGCCAAAGTAATTCTTTTTACTGCTAATACGATTCGGAATAATCCTTGGAAAGACTATCAAACTATGCAGACTGCCATAAATATAGTAGCTGAGTGTTTAAACCAAGAACAGATTTTGTTTATCGCATTAGGAGAAGATGCACCAGAAACACAAATTGGTTCAGCAAAAATTAGATTTGTTCCCTATCAAAAACATCCAGAAACAGTAGCCTCTTACTATCAAGCAGCAGATGTCTATATTCATGCTGCCAAAGTCGATACTTTTCCTAACACTATTTTGGAAGCACTTGCTTGTGGTACTCCTGTAGTTGCTACTGCTGTTGCTGGTATTCCCGAACAAATTGAAGATGGTGGTACGGGTTTTTTAGTTGCACCAGGCGATATTAATTCTCTGGCAATTTATATAGAAAAATTATTACTAGATGACGTTTTGCGAAATCAAATGAGCGATCGCGCTGCTATAGTAGCAAAGCAAAAATATGGATTAGAACGGATGGTTGATGAATATGTGAATTGGTATCAACATATTCTAGAAAATTATAAATACTTGGTGGTAGAAAGAGAGTTAAATCAAAACTAA
- a CDS encoding lysozyme codes for MKDIRQKAIKIISDHFEKLPATLVSSDYDLDTFCRKFLRLPSRPSDDRVYGWLTPIQEFVTYTPDLTTSKAGINFIKLWEGLRLKAYRCPAGKWTIGYGTTKGVKAGQEITQREAESLLRNDLVVFEDATRNLVKVQLSQNQFDALVSFVYNVGEGAFAKSTLLQVLNEGKFTEAANNFDNGASINSSADTFAAIRNSLNERKYHRFYIPSGDPEFPGTFKEGVEQNAIMIWDDIDPSVFTRTPEIYRLFKFGYDRSCSVIQISSEKPGSNLKFDCFCPKVFSSIHPFHVDPSFPEFKRRLLTIPTSKLETITNADSKPLDIVDYDWTGLDVEFKQYWCYQKAGEYLATRRAISRGLRLKSEQKIVCVDLVTTAVTTGLWDSLTFANTKLNSYFDWLKSEQEEEKDSLEKMIQQLVESEEQQAREKKLEESRVYVVRLRGLIETWYETGYLVERPKKKRIRELMRAKGYRVGKTGAWCKKL; via the coding sequence ATGAAAGACATTCGCCAAAAAGCCATCAAGATTATATCTGATCACTTTGAGAAACTCCCTGCTACTCTTGTTTCTTCTGACTACGACTTAGATACTTTTTGTCGTAAGTTTCTAAGGCTTCCTTCTCGTCCTAGTGATGACAGGGTTTATGGATGGCTTACTCCGATTCAAGAATTTGTAACCTATACTCCCGATTTAACTACCTCTAAAGCTGGAATAAACTTTATTAAGTTGTGGGAAGGATTAAGACTTAAGGCTTATCGTTGTCCCGCTGGTAAGTGGACTATAGGTTATGGAACTACTAAAGGAGTTAAAGCTGGTCAAGAGATAACCCAAAGGGAAGCTGAATCGTTATTAAGGAATGACCTAGTTGTTTTTGAGGACGCTACCAGAAACCTGGTTAAAGTTCAGCTAAGCCAGAATCAATTTGATGCCTTAGTGAGCTTTGTCTATAACGTAGGAGAAGGAGCTTTTGCCAAGTCTACTCTGCTACAGGTACTTAACGAGGGAAAGTTTACAGAAGCAGCTAACAACTTTGACAATGGAGCGTCGATTAACTCTTCAGCAGATACCTTTGCTGCCATAAGAAATAGCTTAAACGAGCGTAAGTACCACCGATTTTATATCCCTAGTGGCGACCCAGAGTTTCCAGGGACGTTTAAAGAAGGAGTTGAGCAAAATGCGATAATGATTTGGGATGACATCGATCCTTCAGTCTTTACCAGGACTCCAGAAATATATAGGTTGTTCAAGTTTGGCTACGACCGCTCGTGTTCGGTAATTCAGATATCCTCAGAAAAGCCAGGTAGCAACCTTAAATTCGATTGCTTTTGCCCCAAAGTTTTTAGCTCAATCCATCCTTTTCATGTCGACCCTTCTTTTCCCGAATTTAAAAGAAGACTATTAACAATCCCTACTTCCAAATTAGAAACGATTACCAATGCAGACTCCAAACCACTGGATATAGTTGACTACGACTGGACTGGACTAGATGTTGAATTCAAGCAGTACTGGTGTTATCAGAAGGCAGGAGAGTATTTAGCTACCAGGAGAGCAATTTCTCGTGGACTAAGACTTAAAAGTGAACAAAAGATAGTCTGTGTTGACTTAGTTACTACTGCCGTTACTACGGGTTTATGGGACAGCTTGACATTCGCGAATACCAAGCTGAATAGTTACTTTGATTGGCTGAAGTCTGAACAAGAAGAAGAGAAGGATTCTTTAGAGAAGATGATTCAACAACTTGTAGAGTCAGAAGAACAACAAGCTAGGGAAAAAAAACTAGAGGAATCTAGGGTTTACGTAGTTCGACTAAGAGGACTGATAGAAACTTGGTACGAAACGGGTTACCTCGTAGAACGTCCTAAAAAGAAAAGAATTAGGGAGCTAATGCGAGCTAAAGGATATAGGGTAGGTAAGACAGGCGCATGGTGCAAGAAACTATAG
- a CDS encoding DNA adenine methylase, producing MTVKNKTIDINIQAKPFLKWVGGKTQLLSETTARIPQNFSRYFEPFVGGGALFFYLQLEKSVLIDINEELTNTYQVVRDKVEELITDLKKHIHKKDYYYQIRNIDRSEEYKLWSDVQRASRLIYLNKTCFNGLYRVNSKGQFNTPMGSYKNPKIVDEINLRACSKVLQKAKIITGSFLEVEEKITLDDFVYFDPPYVALNATSNFTGYSQDGFDLSMQLNLRNLCDRLNAQGIRFMVSNSNAPLILDLYSSYKIEFVYATRAINSKGDKRGKIPEVIITNY from the coding sequence GTGACTGTAAAAAATAAAACAATAGATATCAATATTCAAGCAAAACCTTTTCTCAAATGGGTTGGCGGAAAAACTCAACTACTATCAGAAACAACAGCACGAATTCCTCAAAATTTCTCCCGATACTTTGAACCGTTTGTTGGTGGCGGAGCATTATTTTTTTATTTACAACTAGAAAAATCTGTTCTCATCGATATTAACGAAGAATTGACCAATACTTATCAAGTTGTTAGGGATAAAGTTGAAGAATTAATTACTGATTTAAAAAAACATATTCACAAAAAAGACTACTACTATCAAATTAGAAATATTGACCGAAGCGAAGAATATAAATTATGGTCTGATGTTCAAAGAGCAAGTAGACTAATCTATCTCAATAAAACCTGTTTTAATGGATTATATCGTGTCAATTCTAAAGGTCAATTTAATACTCCAATGGGGTCTTACAAAAACCCTAAAATTGTTGATGAGATTAATTTAAGAGCTTGTAGTAAAGTACTTCAAAAAGCGAAAATTATCACTGGTTCATTCCTTGAGGTTGAAGAAAAAATTACCCTGGACGATTTTGTCTATTTCGATCCTCCCTATGTAGCATTAAATGCTACATCTAACTTTACTGGATACAGTCAAGATGGATTCGATCTCTCGATGCAGTTAAACCTACGTAATCTTTGCGATCGCCTTAATGCTCAAGGCATTAGATTTATGGTTTCTAACTCCAATGCTCCTCTGATTCTTGATCTTTATTCTAGTTACAAGATTGAGTTTGTCTATGCAACCAGAGCAATTAATTCTAAAGGTGACAAGCGAGGCAAAATTCCTGAAGTAATAATTACAAACTATTAA
- a CDS encoding Ycf66 family protein yields the protein MVNFGLNSASILGIFLAVAGASLYFLRSVRPELSRDHDIFFAAVGLLCGFILLFQGWRLDPILQFGQFLLTGSAIFFAVESIRLRGVATEQARRNTPIVDRDRPVSRTRVYTEAELDQIEPDQYDATPNYDSPRLRGYEEPAPRSSRRSASVSREDYPSRPNRSRPERERYSAQTNNRPPRRGNTPPRNDYYQDREVRGNRSDDWGQEEGWNETPLPNRSRPTAKDNFVDETPRQPKPKKLDPSNLGRSYVDDNDSFSTDYVDYQPLDPAETDSDNSWNREEQDERNYNPSRINDEDIDRRINYDY from the coding sequence ATGGTTAATTTTGGGCTGAATTCAGCCAGTATTTTAGGAATATTTTTAGCAGTAGCAGGAGCATCCTTATATTTTTTACGTTCTGTTCGGCCAGAACTATCAAGAGATCATGATATTTTCTTTGCTGCGGTAGGGTTACTCTGCGGATTTATTTTACTGTTTCAAGGATGGCGGTTAGACCCAATTCTTCAATTTGGTCAATTTCTCCTGACAGGTTCGGCAATTTTCTTTGCGGTAGAAAGTATTCGCTTACGGGGTGTAGCTACAGAACAAGCAAGACGCAATACTCCGATAGTTGACCGCGATCGCCCTGTTAGTCGGACTAGGGTATATACAGAAGCAGAATTAGACCAAATCGAACCAGACCAATACGACGCTACTCCCAATTACGATAGTCCTAGATTACGTGGATACGAAGAACCTGCACCTCGTTCTTCCCGTAGATCTGCTAGCGTATCTAGAGAAGATTATCCGAGTAGACCAAATCGTTCTCGTCCTGAAAGAGAGAGATATTCTGCTCAAACCAATAATCGTCCTCCTCGCCGTGGCAATACTCCACCTCGTAATGATTATTATCAAGACAGAGAAGTAAGAGGCAATCGTTCTGACGATTGGGGACAAGAAGAAGGTTGGAATGAAACACCATTACCAAATCGTTCTCGTCCTACTGCTAAAGACAATTTTGTTGATGAAACTCCCCGCCAACCAAAACCCAAAAAACTAGATCCAAGCAATTTGGGACGCAGTTATGTCGATGATAACGACAGTTTTTCTACTGATTATGTCGATTATCAACCATTAGATCCTGCTGAAACAGATTCAGATAATAGTTGGAATCGTGAAGAACAGGATGAGAGAAATTATAATCCTTCTCGAATCAATGATGAAGACATAGACCGTCGCATTAATTACGATTATTAA
- a CDS encoding phosphoribosylanthranilate isomerase, whose product MRVKICGITNLEQGNAIAQLGATELGFICVPASPRYLEVSAIKTIIQQLPQQVNTIGVFANLDLNAIVTIVSETGLTGVQLHGNESPEFCQQLRTLLSPQVELIKALRIKTNASLAKVIDYAQSVNTLLLDAYDPQLLGGTGHTLNWKELTQWTSPLPWFLAGGLTPDNILVALSQLQPHGIDLSSGVELAPGNKDLNKVTQLFHQLDSIKGKSSSFI is encoded by the coding sequence ATGCGAGTTAAAATATGCGGAATCACTAACCTAGAGCAAGGAAATGCGATAGCTCAATTGGGTGCAACAGAATTAGGTTTTATCTGTGTCCCAGCATCTCCTCGTTATCTAGAAGTTTCAGCCATCAAGACTATTATTCAACAATTACCGCAACAAGTTAATACCATTGGAGTATTTGCTAATCTTGATTTAAATGCAATTGTGACAATTGTTAGTGAAACGGGTTTAACAGGAGTACAACTTCACGGTAATGAGTCACCAGAGTTTTGTCAGCAGTTACGAACTTTGTTATCACCACAAGTAGAATTGATTAAAGCTTTGCGAATTAAAACTAATGCATCTTTAGCTAAAGTTATTGATTATGCGCAATCTGTCAATACTTTGTTATTAGACGCTTACGATCCCCAATTACTAGGAGGAACAGGACATACTTTAAACTGGAAAGAATTAACCCAATGGACTTCTCCTTTACCTTGGTTTTTAGCAGGAGGATTAACACCAGACAATATTTTAGTTGCCTTAAGTCAACTTCAACCTCATGGAATAGATTTATCTAGTGGAGTAGAATTAGCTCCAGGCAATAAAGATTTAAACAAAGTGACTCAACTATTTCATCAATTAGATTCGATCAAGGGTAAATCAAGCAGTTTTATTTAG
- the psaK gene encoding photosystem I reaction center subunit PsaK, whose amino-acid sequence MISTLVLAAHTTPSTIEWNTSVALIMILSNLFAIAIGRYAIQNSGKGPDLPVPKPELWEKFGFPELLATTSFGHILGAGIILGLGNAGVL is encoded by the coding sequence ATGATCTCTACTTTGGTTTTGGCTGCTCACACTACCCCTTCAACCATTGAGTGGAATACATCGGTAGCTTTAATCATGATTTTAAGTAATCTGTTTGCTATAGCTATCGGGCGTTATGCAATCCAAAATTCAGGTAAAGGACCAGATTTACCCGTCCCTAAGCCTGAGTTATGGGAAAAATTTGGGTTTCCCGAATTGTTAGCGACTACGAGTTTCGGTCATATCTTGGGTGCTGGGATAATTTTAGGATTGGGAAATGCCGGAGTATTATAA
- a CDS encoding alpha/beta hydrolase yields the protein MTFVFPLEQNQSKITIRQYFSFSWLRYSYLLQLVLTICNLSICLSVPLVQASKTSAAEKIYLDYGLLQFSLPVESLETYARTGVIDANLSNYANLLSQEQLEQLRTALLTKANITPLAVTQFLYSPQGERILAKVAQVIQTKAGQSGFYALRSALIMASADQEGLTPLNILKQFPTYGIRLNSERGFQIIENLSEIVQDTESAIAQVEQQALQETATNNSLENLPLPSFNQPGSYSYRKQLLTLEDRYRDRRFPVDLYLPNTFGRLPLIVISHGLGGDRTTFAYLATHLASYGFAVAVPEHPGSNAGQIQALFNGFANRVTLPEELIDRPLDIKFLLDHLETNYEPQLQVRRVGIIGQSFGAYTALALAGARLNFASLNQACQDIDNSLNLSLLLQCIALELPNQRYNLRDERIVAAIAINPLTSAVFGQEGISEIKIPIMLIASSADPVTPALSEQIEPFTWLTNSEKYLVLLQGATHFSTLQESSGSISLPSQAIGPDPQIAQTYVKQLGLIFFESYVLQHLSYQAYLNSAYAAKISRSALPLSLVRSLNLQLNPQ from the coding sequence ATGACGTTCGTATTTCCTCTCGAACAGAACCAATCAAAAATAACTATTCGGCAATATTTTAGTTTTTCCTGGCTAAGATATTCTTATTTATTGCAGTTAGTTTTGACTATCTGTAATTTAAGTATTTGCTTAAGTGTTCCCCTTGTTCAAGCTTCTAAAACTTCAGCAGCGGAAAAAATTTATCTCGATTACGGACTGCTACAATTTTCTCTCCCAGTAGAATCTTTAGAAACTTATGCTAGGACAGGTGTGATAGATGCGAACTTAAGTAATTATGCCAATTTATTATCTCAAGAACAACTAGAACAACTTAGAACTGCTTTACTCACTAAAGCAAATATTACTCCTTTAGCCGTCACACAATTTCTTTATTCTCCTCAAGGAGAAAGAATTCTAGCTAAAGTAGCTCAAGTCATTCAAACTAAAGCTGGTCAATCTGGTTTTTATGCCCTGCGTTCAGCTTTAATTATGGCTTCAGCCGATCAAGAAGGATTAACTCCTTTAAATATTCTTAAACAATTTCCTACCTATGGAATTCGCCTTAATTCTGAACGAGGCTTCCAAATCATTGAAAATTTGAGCGAAATTGTCCAAGATACAGAATCAGCGATCGCACAAGTCGAACAACAAGCTCTTCAAGAAACTGCTACTAATAATTCTCTGGAAAATCTTCCTTTGCCCAGTTTTAATCAACCAGGTAGTTATTCTTATCGTAAACAACTTCTAACTCTAGAAGATCGTTATCGCGATCGCCGTTTTCCCGTTGATTTGTATCTTCCCAACACTTTTGGTCGTTTACCATTAATAGTTATTTCTCACGGTTTAGGTGGCGATCGCACTACTTTTGCTTATTTGGCAACTCATCTAGCTTCCTATGGTTTTGCTGTAGCAGTTCCTGAACATCCAGGTAGTAATGCTGGTCAAATTCAAGCGTTATTTAATGGTTTTGCGAATAGAGTGACTTTACCTGAAGAATTAATCGACCGTCCTTTAGATATTAAATTTTTACTAGATCATTTAGAAACTAATTATGAACCACAATTACAAGTCAGAAGGGTAGGAATTATCGGTCAATCTTTTGGTGCTTACACAGCTTTAGCTTTGGCAGGTGCGAGATTGAATTTTGCCAGTTTAAATCAAGCCTGTCAAGACATTGATAATTCTCTTAATCTTTCTCTTTTACTGCAATGTATTGCCTTAGAATTACCCAATCAGAGATATAACTTACGAGATGAAAGAATTGTTGCTGCGATCGCAATTAATCCTTTGACTAGTGCTGTGTTTGGACAAGAAGGGATTAGTGAAATTAAAATACCTATTATGTTGATAGCTAGTAGCGCAGATCCTGTGACACCTGCTTTATCAGAGCAAATTGAACCTTTTACTTGGTTGACTAATTCCGAAAAATATTTAGTTCTACTTCAAGGAGCAACTCACTTTTCTACTTTACAAGAATCTTCTGGTAGTATTTCTTTGCCTTCTCAGGCAATTGGTCCTGATCCTCAAATCGCTCAAACCTACGTTAAACAACTGGGTTTAATCTTTTTTGAAAGCTATGTTTTACAGCACTTAAGTTATCAAGCTTACTTAAATTCTGCATATGCAGCCAAAATTAGCCGTAGTGCATTGCCTTTAAGTCTTGTGCGATCGCTAAATTTACAATTAAATCCTCAATAA
- a CDS encoding PIN domain-containing protein, whose protein sequence is MKPVVVLDACVLFPMPLCDTLLRIAEAELYRPHFSQEILDEVTRNLVKKRRMTVEKTARYQKQIKQSFPEAIVEDYEKLIPIMTNDPKDRHVLAVAVKVKADLIVTSNLKDFPNESLQLFDIKAQHPDDFLIDLCSDFGRDTLAEIICTQAESLIKPPMTVKDLLNRLSLQVPNFSNYILSELYSFRISNIAKKTIRLVGKSYPNHERVYQGEQYCLQAKNKTLSITHKTRKEIFKETDNNIVKANFTIEDLEKFENFEDKLNQEFPQP, encoded by the coding sequence GTGAAACCTGTAGTAGTTTTAGATGCCTGCGTTCTTTTTCCTATGCCTCTATGCGATACTTTATTACGTATTGCGGAAGCTGAACTATATCGTCCTCATTTTTCTCAAGAGATTTTAGATGAAGTCACTCGCAATCTTGTTAAAAAAAGAAGAATGACTGTAGAAAAAACAGCAAGGTATCAAAAGCAAATTAAACAATCTTTTCCAGAAGCAATAGTTGAAGATTATGAAAAATTAATTCCAATCATGACCAACGATCCTAAAGATCGTCATGTCTTAGCTGTGGCGGTAAAAGTTAAAGCCGATCTTATTGTTACTTCTAACTTGAAAGATTTTCCAAACGAATCTCTTCAATTGTTTGATATTAAAGCACAACATCCAGATGATTTTTTAATCGATCTTTGTTCTGATTTTGGCAGAGATACTCTTGCAGAAATTATTTGCACACAAGCAGAGTCTTTGATTAAACCTCCAATGACTGTTAAAGATTTACTTAATCGTCTAAGTCTTCAAGTTCCCAATTTTTCTAATTATATTTTATCTGAATTATATAGTTTTCGTATTTCCAATATTGCGAAAAAGACTATTCGATTAGTAGGTAAATCTTATCCAAATCACGAAAGAGTTTATCAGGGAGAACAGTACTGTTTACAAGCTAAAAATAAAACCTTGTCAATTACACACAAGACGAGAAAAGAGATATTTAAAGAAACTGATAATAATATTGTTAAAGCAAATTTTACAATAGAAGATTTAGAAAAATTTGAAAATTTTGAAGATAAGCTAAACCAAGAATTTCCTCAACCGTGA
- a CDS encoding helix-turn-helix domain-containing protein, with amino-acid sequence MSKQLSSFNTLKPKKNETSAIKKLEKFLTAEKSLPKLISSTGEEIVLPESVYNALYQVVEAMASGNSITISPLDQEMTTQEAADLLNVSRPYLIKLLEQGEIPHTKVGKHRRINCRDIFAYKQLRDRQRSKSLSEFTAFLQEEGFYDEDTNCVDE; translated from the coding sequence ATGTCTAAGCAACTAAGTTCTTTTAACACTTTAAAACCCAAAAAGAATGAAACTTCAGCGATTAAAAAATTAGAAAAGTTTTTAACTGCTGAAAAATCTTTACCAAAACTCATTAGTAGTACTGGAGAAGAAATCGTTTTACCCGAGTCTGTCTACAATGCTTTGTATCAAGTTGTCGAAGCAATGGCATCTGGAAATTCAATTACTATTTCTCCTTTAGATCAAGAAATGACAACTCAAGAAGCAGCAGATTTATTAAATGTATCTCGTCCTTATCTGATTAAATTATTAGAACAAGGAGAAATTCCTCACACCAAAGTAGGAAAACACAGACGTATTAATTGTCGAGATATTTTTGCATACAAACAACTAAGAGATCGTCAACGCAGTAAAAGTTTGAGTGAATTTACTGCTTTCTTACAAGAAGAAGGATTTTATGATGAAGACACTAACTGTGTTGATGAATAA
- a CDS encoding ABC transporter substrate-binding protein has protein sequence MIGNRFSFSRRKLAKYFGLFFLCFTLAVGCNNQSTQTPNQTNNTPDNNRISIGTTLKPRTLDPADSYELAGLNIIYNVGESLYSYELGTTEIKPLLATEMPKVSEDGLTYTISLRQGVKFQDGTPFNAKAMEFSLNRFIANGGKPAFLLADVVEGVAATGEYELTIKLKQPFAAFPALLAFPGACAVSPQAYKIGAGEFLPNQLISTGKYKLAQFNSDSISLDVNENYWGEKPANQGINMQIYAGNSANLFNSFRTGAIDVAYQSLEPNQIQNLLDNTEKNQGQARCSADHCAIAGSGTVVNYLVLNLNQEPLNKPEVRSAIASVIDRGLINQRVLQNQGEPVYSLVATAFDSYTPTFKDAYGDANVAKAKELLTKAGYSVQNPATIEIWYPSGSITRSIVAETLKAFVEQELGGMLEFIPQSVESASFFGNISKGVYQSALADWYPDFLDPDNYLQPFMSCSKGTVAKGCETGAAQSRGSFYYSDRANQLINQSRKEQNPETRQAIFVQLQELLAQDVPYIPLWQTKDYAFAQNGITGVTINPSQNFPFWTIKRGA, from the coding sequence ATGATCGGTAATAGGTTTTCTTTTTCTAGACGAAAATTAGCTAAATACTTCGGTTTATTTTTCCTTTGCTTTACCTTAGCAGTAGGTTGTAATAATCAATCAACTCAAACACCAAACCAAACTAATAATACTCCTGATAATAATCGGATTTCGATAGGTACAACTCTTAAACCCCGTACTCTCGATCCTGCCGACAGCTACGAATTAGCAGGATTAAATATTATTTATAATGTTGGCGAAAGTCTTTATAGTTATGAATTAGGTACTACTGAGATTAAACCATTGTTAGCTACAGAAATGCCCAAAGTGAGTGAAGATGGTTTGACTTATACTATTTCTTTGCGTCAGGGAGTCAAGTTTCAAGATGGTACTCCTTTTAATGCAAAAGCAATGGAATTTTCCCTCAATCGTTTTATAGCTAATGGTGGTAAACCTGCTTTTTTATTAGCTGATGTGGTTGAAGGTGTGGCAGCGACAGGAGAATACGAACTAACGATTAAATTAAAACAACCTTTTGCAGCCTTTCCTGCTTTGTTGGCTTTTCCTGGTGCTTGTGCTGTTTCTCCTCAAGCTTACAAAATTGGTGCAGGAGAATTTTTACCTAATCAATTAATTAGTACTGGTAAATATAAATTAGCTCAGTTTAATAGTGATTCGATTAGTTTAGATGTAAATGAAAATTATTGGGGGGAAAAACCAGCTAATCAGGGCATCAATATGCAGATTTATGCAGGAAATTCGGCTAATTTATTCAATAGTTTTCGTACTGGGGCGATAGACGTAGCTTATCAATCTCTAGAACCCAATCAAATTCAAAATCTACTTGATAATACAGAGAAAAATCAAGGACAAGCGCGCTGCTCCGCAGATCACTGCGCGATCGCAGGATCAGGAACAGTAGTAAATTATTTAGTATTGAATTTAAATCAAGAACCTTTAAATAAACCAGAAGTAAGAAGTGCGATCGCATCAGTGATAGATCGTGGTTTAATTAATCAAAGAGTTTTACAAAATCAAGGTGAACCTGTTTATAGTTTAGTAGCAACTGCCTTTGATAGTTATACACCTACCTTTAAAGATGCTTACGGTGACGCTAATGTAGCTAAAGCCAAGGAATTATTAACTAAAGCTGGTTATTCAGTTCAAAATCCCGCTACTATCGAAATTTGGTATCCTTCTGGTTCAATTACCCGCAGTATTGTGGCGGAAACTTTGAAAGCTTTTGTCGAACAAGAATTAGGAGGAATGCTGGAATTTATACCCCAAAGTGTTGAATCTGCTTCCTTTTTTGGCAATATCAGTAAAGGAGTTTATCAATCTGCTTTAGCGGATTGGTATCCCGATTTTCTCGATCCCGATAATTATTTGCAACCATTTATGAGTTGTAGTAAAGGTACAGTAGCCAAAGGTTGTGAAACAGGGGCAGCACAAAGTCGAGGTTCTTTTTATTATAGCGATCGCGCTAATCAATTAATCAATCAATCGAGAAAAGAACAAAATCCCGAAACTCGTCAAGCAATTTTTGTTCAATTACAAGAACTTCTTGCCCAAGACGTACCTTATATTCCTTTATGGCAAACGAAAGATTATGCCTTCGCTCAAAATGGTATTACGGGCGTTACGATTAATCCCAGTCAGAATTTTCCTTTTTGGACAATTAAGCGAGGAGCATAA
- a CDS encoding type II toxin-antitoxin system HicB family antitoxin, translating into MEKIINLHIEKLPEGYYLATTDDLQGLVVQGKTITETLEIARDVAQKLLESQTDTSLNPIAESFDYPLVIGQ; encoded by the coding sequence ATGGAAAAAATTATTAACTTGCACATCGAGAAACTCCCAGAAGGTTATTATTTAGCAACAACAGATGACCTTCAAGGGCTGGTTGTTCAAGGTAAAACTATTACCGAAACTCTAGAAATTGCGCGTGATGTTGCCCAAAAACTTCTCGAATCTCAAACAGATACAAGCCTAAATCCTATTGCCGAATCCTTTGATTATCCCTTGGTGATTGGTCAGTAA
- a CDS encoding type II toxin-antitoxin system HicA family toxin: MGRLAGFKYRKITKVLREFGFEFHRQAAGSHEIWFNSETNRYTTIPNHRGDMPEGTLRAILKQANIDPEDFLQKAH; this comes from the coding sequence ATGGGAAGACTGGCAGGATTTAAATATCGCAAAATCACTAAGGTTCTACGGGAATTTGGATTTGAGTTTCACCGTCAGGCTGCGGGTAGTCACGAAATTTGGTTTAACTCAGAGACAAATCGATACACGACAATTCCCAACCATCGAGGAGATATGCCTGAAGGAACATTAAGGGCTATTTTAAAGCAAGCAAATATAGATCCAGAGGATTTCCTGCAAAAAGCTCACTAG